One segment of Ricinus communis isolate WT05 ecotype wild-type chromosome 8, ASM1957865v1, whole genome shotgun sequence DNA contains the following:
- the LOC8266419 gene encoding uncharacterized protein LOC8266419: MYNNVGPQPGVPRPPTNPQPNPFGNAFYGAGSGLIRGGLGAYGEKILGSSSEYVQSNIGCITYMESTAEAEFAAFLKKIERTVYVDNLSPHVTEPVLRTALNQFGTVMDVKFIPNYLEPKYSTCCALVEMKEVKQAVAVIQEIEQFPFMVSGMPRPVRARAAEVEMFDDRPVKPGRKIQCRWLDPSHPHFEVAEKLKRLTWKHAAEASFLLKRQVEREEKLHKQQLETLKSNYRKYEMIESIMSDRSAQKLARSYNMRVGDDW; encoded by the exons ATGTATAACAATGTTGGACCTCAGCCTGGGGTTCCAAGGCCGCCAACAAATCCTCAGCCGAATCCATTTGGGAATGCGTTTTATGGAGCTGGTTCTGGACTTATTAGAGGTGGACTTGGTGCTTATGGAGAGAAAATTCTTGGATCCAGCTCCGAATATGTACAAAGCAAT ATTGGGTGCATTACCTACATGGAATCTACAGCTGAAGCAGAGTTTGCTgcatttctaaaaaaaatagagcGGACAGTTTATGTTGACAACCTCTCACCACATGTTACTGAACCTGTCTTAAGAACTGCTTTAAATCAGTTTGGAACCGTCATGGATGTAAAGTTCATTCCAAACTACTTAGAACCTAAGTATAGCACCTGTTGTGCTTTGGTGGAGATGAAGGAGGTCAAGCAAGCTGTTGCTGTCATCCAAGAGATAGAACAATTTCCTTTTATGGTGTCTGGGATGCCAAGGCCTGTGAGGGCACGTGCTGCTGAAGTTGAGATGTTTGATGACCGCCCAGTGAAGCCTGGTAGAAAGATACAGTGCCGTTGGCTAGACCCAAGTCACCCTCACTTTGAGGTTGCGGAAAAACTGAAACGCCTTACCTGGAAGCATGCTGCTGAAGCTTCATTCTTGCTCAAG CGACAGGTGGAAAGGGAAGAGAAGCTACATAAGCAGCAGCTGGAGActctaaaatcaaattataggAAGTATGAGATGATAGAAAGCATTATGAGTGATCGATCTGCTCAAAAGTTGGCTCGCAGTTATAACATGAGAGTTGGGGATGATTGGTAG
- the LOC8266418 gene encoding protein YIF1B produces the protein MYNNVGTQPGVPRPPTNPQPNPFGNAFYGAGSGLIRGGLGAYGEKILGSSSEYVQSNISRYFSDPQYYFQVNDQYVRNKLKVVLFPFLHRGHWTRITEPVGGRLSYKPPIYDINAPDLYIPFMAFGTYIVLAGLSLGLNGKFSPENLNWLFVKGLLGWFMQVALLKVTLLSLGSGEAPLLDIVAYAGYTFTGMCIAVLGRIFINYSYYFLMPWACLCMGIFLVKTMKRVLFAEVRTYDSSRHHYLLLFIALAQFPLFTWLGNITINWLF, from the exons ATGTATAACAATGTTGGAACTCAGCCTGGGGTTCCAAGGCCGCCAACAAATCCTCAGCCGAATCCATTTGGGAATGCGTTTTATGGAGCTGGTTCTGGACTTATTAGAGGCGGACTTGGTGCTTATGGAGAGAAAATTCTTGGATCCAGCTCTGAATATGTACAAAGCAAT ATAAGTAGGTATTTCTCTGATCCCCAGTACTATTTTCAAGTGAACGATCAATATGTGagaaacaaattgaaggtTGTTCTATTTCCATTTCTGCACAGG GGTCATTGGACACGGATAACAGAGCCTGTAGGGGGCAGGCTTTCCTACAAACCTCCAATTTATGATATAAATGCACCAGACTTGTACATTCCCTTCATGGCATTTGGCACATACATTGTGCTTGCTGGCTTGTCATTGGGACTTAATGGAAA GTTTAGTCCAGAAAACCTTAATTGGCTGTTTGTGAAAGGATTACTTGGCTGGTTTATGCAAGTTGCTTTGCTTAAAGTAACTTTGCTTTCATTGGGCAGTGGAGAGGCACCCTTGTTAGATATTGTGGCATATGCTGGTTATACTTTCACAGGGATGTGTATTGCTGTCCTCGGGAGGATCTTCATCAACTACTCTTACTACTTTTTGATGCCATGGGCCTGCTTATGCATGGGAATTTTCTTGGTGAAGACTATGAAGAGAGTACTTTTCGCAGAGGTGAGGACTTATGATTCGAGCAGGCATCATTATCTCTTGCTATTCATTGCTTTGGCTCAGTTCCCACTTTTCACGTGGCTTGGCAACATTACAATTAATTGGCTTTTCTAA